A stretch of the Nosocomiicoccus ampullae genome encodes the following:
- a CDS encoding HAMP domain-containing sensor histidine kinase, whose protein sequence is MFNKLALKIGLLFFLVILIIEIILFYILYTNLVADRVEEVMGDLLARGNTHRDVLEENYTTTTLEHVAIMESESDFIVVITDENGEIIINSDPVEPEMMTVIEHTDYGEIPQEGVILKSNWSEEKYVSTDSPLTFNETHSGHVFMFAESDSIKRIINHLSHKFLLVGLLTLLLTVITVFILSRVITQPVLRMKKATEQLSRGNHNVELYTHRKDELGDLATSITLLSQDLERLKNERNEFLGSISHELRTPLTYMKGYADIISRKDISTTDRNKYIKIIQEETEHLLDLIKNLFELAKIDHNEFAITKERVVFSALIETVLARIYPALNEKKIKLFFHCPDNLIVMADPERIQQVILNILDNAIKYTPEKGHITIEVNQNKNEILTTISDTGEGIPEKDIPFIFNRLYRSEKSRSRVSGGSGLGLTIAKEIVELHGGDIKVKSILGKGTVFVISLKKENVNE, encoded by the coding sequence ATGTTCAATAAATTAGCTTTAAAAATCGGACTTTTGTTTTTCCTGGTAATTCTTATTATTGAAATCATACTATTCTATATCCTATATACAAATCTAGTCGCTGATCGTGTGGAGGAAGTAATGGGGGATTTATTGGCCCGGGGGAATACACACAGGGACGTATTGGAAGAAAACTATACAACCACTACATTGGAACATGTTGCGATTATGGAGTCAGAATCAGATTTTATTGTGGTAATAACAGATGAGAATGGAGAGATAATCATCAACTCTGATCCGGTTGAACCAGAAATGATGACTGTCATTGAACATACTGATTATGGTGAAATACCACAAGAAGGAGTTATCCTGAAATCAAATTGGTCAGAAGAAAAATATGTCTCTACGGATAGCCCTTTAACATTTAATGAAACTCATAGTGGGCATGTTTTTATGTTTGCTGAAAGTGATAGCATCAAACGGATTATTAATCATCTCAGTCATAAATTTTTGCTTGTGGGTTTATTGACTTTACTTCTGACTGTTATAACCGTGTTTATTCTTTCCAGAGTTATTACCCAACCAGTATTGAGGATGAAAAAAGCGACAGAACAATTAAGTAGAGGCAATCATAACGTGGAATTGTATACACATCGAAAAGATGAGCTTGGAGATTTGGCGACTTCAATTACTTTGCTGTCTCAAGATCTGGAACGTTTAAAAAACGAGAGAAATGAATTTTTAGGGAGTATATCGCATGAGCTACGAACACCTTTAACCTATATGAAAGGATATGCGGATATTATTAGCAGAAAAGATATATCCACGACAGACAGGAATAAATACATTAAAATTATTCAGGAAGAAACAGAGCATTTATTAGACCTGATAAAAAATCTATTTGAATTAGCTAAAATCGATCATAATGAATTTGCTATCACAAAAGAGAGGGTAGTATTTAGCGCTTTGATTGAGACGGTTTTAGCACGAATCTATCCAGCGCTCAATGAAAAAAAGATAAAACTTTTCTTTCATTGTCCGGATAACTTGATTGTTATGGCTGATCCTGAAAGAATTCAACAAGTTATATTGAATATATTAGATAATGCAATAAAGTATACTCCTGAGAAAGGTCATATCACAATAGAGGTTAATCAAAATAAAAATGAAATTTTAACAACTATTTCAGATACAGGCGAAGGAATCCCAGAAAAAGATATACCTTTTATATTCAATCGATTGTATCGTTCTGAAAAGTCTAGATCTCGGGTAAGCGGAGGATCTGGTCTCGGGCTTACAATCGCTAAAGAAATTGTGGAGTTGCATGGTGGCGATATTAAAGTAAAAAGTATACTCGGCAAAGGAACTGTTTTCGTCATATCTTTAAAGAAGGAGAATGTAAATGAATAA
- a CDS encoding response regulator transcription factor: protein MNKVLLIDDEERMLELLTLYLKPYPYFCRKAVGAKAGLKFFKEEKFDLILLDIMMPEMNGWEVCREIRQYSDVPIIMVTAREQKEDIVKGLKLGADDYITKPFDEAELVARMDALLRRTRTVNRIEVEGLLWDEDQYELSYKKQLVKLTPKEFAIIGLFMKNPGRVFSRNQLIDLVWNMDSDTEGRTVDSHVRNMRKKIRDVGFPIDDYFHTVWGVGYKWTKN, encoded by the coding sequence ATGAATAAAGTGTTGTTAATTGATGATGAAGAGAGAATGCTCGAGCTGTTGACATTATACTTGAAACCTTATCCTTATTTTTGTCGAAAAGCAGTCGGTGCAAAAGCAGGGCTTAAGTTTTTTAAAGAAGAGAAGTTTGATCTTATTCTACTGGATATCATGATGCCTGAAATGAATGGATGGGAAGTATGCAGAGAAATACGGCAATACTCAGATGTTCCTATTATCATGGTGACTGCACGTGAGCAGAAAGAAGATATTGTAAAAGGACTCAAGTTGGGTGCAGATGACTATATAACAAAACCTTTTGATGAAGCAGAATTGGTTGCAAGAATGGATGCATTACTAAGAAGAACAAGAACTGTCAACCGGATTGAAGTAGAAGGGCTGTTATGGGACGAAGATCAATATGAACTATCCTATAAAAAACAACTTGTAAAATTAACACCAAAAGAATTTGCAATCATTGGATTATTCATGAAAAATCCAGGAAGGGTTTTTTCTAGAAATCAATTGATTGATTTAGTGTGGAATATGGATTCTGATACGGAAGGACGTACTGTGGATTCCCATGTTAGAAATATGAGGAAGAAAATTCGGGACGTTGGCTTTCCTATCGATGATTATTTTCACACGGTGTGGGGCGTTGGTTATAAATGGACTAAAAATTAA
- a CDS encoding peptidoglycan D,D-transpeptidase FtsI family protein has translation MRRVKKKSSEAIKYQLFKSRANTLIFIVFISFLILIVRLGYLQVVQGDSYHERVENAQYVKINQNVPRGEIYDRNGNVLVQNKSERAIFFTRHRNMSNGEIMEIAEKLSEYLKMDDEKISLRDKQDYALNKYFDDLLKEMPNEAKLLEDGNISKNDFNEEAYNQISDDYLDDLLTKDDINIISIYTKMIVASELNPVTIKGSDVTEKEFASINEDLDDLEGITTGMDWKREYPYGSTLRTIFGDISSPEEGLPKELSEYYKSLGYSQNDRVGKSYLEFQYEDILRGEKEEVKYSTDRAGRIINQEVVKEGKPGNDLYLTIDIELQQELEELAEYHLKEMHNLAIQAKERADTYGDIEWDIRPEFLDTVNLVVQDPYNGDVLAMVGKHINEDGEIEDFDYGTFAVTYVPGSSVKVATVTTGYQNDVLSPGEFIVDEPLQFADGTNKSSFFNRKNHYNIDDQEALMVSSNVYMIKTALRLLGLEYQNNMPLPSDISQDAYKLRNGLNQFGLGVSTGIDLPNEDTGISPPLTNNAGNYIDLAIGQYDTYSAMQLSQYISTVANGGSRIETHLAKEIREHNPNAPGKVLRTFNANVLNTVMMSEAEKNQIYAGLYDVFNTHDESTNRYGTGWDAYHKLEPKAAGKTGTAEAFREGVPVLNQTYIGYAPYDNPDMAFSIIWPTTPMTIPFFPAQYMGRDVIQKYYELEYGAPKKGYHKYDLNEFYPRIKAGTYDS, from the coding sequence GTGAGACGAGTTAAGAAAAAGAGTTCTGAAGCGATAAAGTACCAGCTATTTAAATCTAGAGCGAATACATTAATTTTTATAGTTTTTATTTCTTTTTTAATATTAATCGTTCGTTTAGGTTACTTACAAGTTGTACAAGGTGATTCTTATCATGAACGCGTTGAAAATGCGCAATATGTAAAAATCAACCAAAACGTACCGCGTGGAGAGATTTATGATCGAAATGGAAATGTGCTCGTTCAAAATAAGTCTGAACGTGCAATATTTTTTACAAGACATCGTAATATGTCTAATGGTGAAATCATGGAGATTGCTGAAAAGTTATCAGAGTATCTTAAAATGGATGATGAAAAAATTTCATTAAGAGATAAGCAAGATTACGCGTTAAATAAGTATTTCGATGACTTATTAAAAGAAATGCCAAATGAAGCTAAGTTATTAGAAGATGGTAATATCTCTAAAAATGATTTTAACGAAGAAGCGTATAATCAAATTTCTGATGACTATTTAGATGATTTACTTACAAAAGACGATATAAACATCATTTCAATTTATACAAAAATGATTGTCGCGAGTGAATTAAATCCAGTCACTATTAAAGGTAGTGATGTTACAGAAAAAGAGTTTGCGAGTATTAACGAAGATTTAGATGATTTAGAAGGTATAACTACAGGCATGGACTGGAAAAGAGAATACCCGTATGGTTCAACGTTACGTACTATTTTTGGTGATATCAGTTCACCAGAAGAAGGTTTACCAAAAGAATTGTCAGAGTACTACAAATCACTTGGATACTCTCAAAATGATCGCGTCGGTAAGTCGTACTTAGAATTTCAGTATGAGGATATTTTACGTGGTGAAAAAGAAGAAGTGAAATACTCAACTGACCGTGCTGGTCGAATTATTAACCAGGAAGTAGTTAAAGAAGGTAAACCTGGTAACGATTTATACTTAACAATTGATATCGAACTTCAACAAGAATTAGAAGAGTTAGCAGAATATCACTTAAAAGAAATGCATAATTTAGCAATTCAGGCTAAAGAACGTGCAGATACTTATGGTGATATTGAGTGGGATATTCGACCAGAATTTTTAGATACTGTAAACTTAGTTGTCCAAGACCCTTATAACGGAGACGTTTTAGCTATGGTCGGAAAGCATATTAATGAAGACGGTGAAATTGAAGACTTTGACTACGGAACCTTTGCCGTAACCTATGTACCAGGATCATCAGTGAAAGTTGCTACAGTAACTACTGGTTATCAAAATGATGTCCTTAGTCCAGGAGAATTCATTGTAGATGAACCACTTCAATTTGCAGATGGAACGAATAAATCATCTTTCTTTAACCGTAAAAATCATTACAATATTGATGATCAAGAAGCGTTAATGGTTTCGTCAAACGTCTATATGATTAAAACAGCACTTCGTTTATTGGGGCTAGAATATCAGAATAATATGCCGCTACCAAGTGACATTTCTCAAGATGCTTATAAATTAAGAAATGGACTAAATCAGTTTGGTCTTGGAGTATCTACAGGTATTGATTTACCAAATGAAGATACAGGAATATCACCACCATTAACGAATAATGCAGGTAACTATATTGACCTTGCAATTGGTCAGTATGATACGTATTCAGCTATGCAACTCTCTCAATATATTTCAACTGTTGCCAATGGAGGAAGTCGAATTGAAACACACTTAGCTAAAGAAATTCGAGAACATAATCCAAATGCACCAGGTAAAGTATTAAGAACATTTAATGCGAATGTTTTAAATACAGTTATGATGTCAGAAGCAGAAAAAAATCAAATATATGCTGGCCTATATGACGTATTTAATACACATGACGAGTCAACTAATAGATACGGAACAGGATGGGATGCATATCATAAGTTAGAGCCAAAAGCTGCTGGAAAAACTGGAACTGCCGAAGCGTTTCGTGAGGGTGTACCAGTATTAAACCAAACATATATTGGTTATGCGCCTTATGATAATCCAGATATGGCCTTTTCGATTATTTGGCCAACGACACCGATGACAATTCCATTCTTCCCTGCTCAATATATGGGTAGAGATGTTATTCAAAAATATTATGAACTTGAATACGGTGCACCAAAGAAAGGTTATCATAAGTATGACTTAAATGAATTTTACCCAAGAATTAAAGCGGGTACTTACGATAGTTAG
- a CDS encoding phosphate ABC transporter substrate-binding protein PstS family protein, with amino-acid sequence MKKKSLSLAMMLVLGGSLAACNNSDEEDTSATNEDSTEVKDDQASTSQETVIGDGSSTVFPILEIINEDYNAEYGSAAEIGVSGTGAGFDRFISGETDFQNASRPIKDEEKEKLDEAGIEYTELEVAIDGLTVAVNKDNDFVEDLTFEELYKIYSGEATNWSDVRSDFPDEKIAVYGPDQSHGTHDFFKEEVMDDEDITGELIQDTNQVVNAVTSDKNAIGFFGYNFYLNNKDSLKALAIQGEDSSEAVEPTEENVKNYNYPLSRALYVYVADEKVKENDDLKQFIEFTLDNATAAAEDSGYVALDGDKLQEQKDKFNEISEN; translated from the coding sequence ATGAAGAAGAAAAGTTTAAGTTTAGCTATGATGTTAGTTTTAGGAGGATCACTTGCTGCTTGTAATAATAGTGATGAAGAAGATACAAGTGCAACAAATGAAGATTCAACAGAAGTAAAAGATGATCAAGCATCAACTTCACAAGAAACAGTGATTGGTGACGGTTCTAGTACAGTGTTCCCAATCTTAGAAATCATAAATGAGGACTACAATGCGGAATACGGTAGTGCAGCTGAAATTGGAGTATCAGGAACAGGCGCAGGTTTTGATCGTTTTATTTCTGGGGAAACTGATTTCCAAAACGCATCTCGTCCTATCAAAGATGAGGAAAAAGAAAAGTTAGATGAAGCAGGTATTGAGTATACTGAATTAGAAGTTGCGATTGACGGTTTAACAGTTGCTGTTAATAAAGATAATGACTTTGTAGAAGATTTAACTTTTGAAGAATTATATAAAATCTACTCTGGTGAAGCAACGAACTGGTCAGATGTACGTAGTGATTTCCCAGATGAGAAAATCGCAGTATACGGTCCAGACCAATCACACGGTACACATGATTTCTTCAAAGAAGAAGTGATGGATGATGAAGATATTACTGGTGAACTTATTCAAGATACAAACCAAGTAGTTAACGCAGTAACTTCAGATAAAAATGCGATTGGATTCTTTGGTTATAACTTCTACTTAAATAACAAAGATTCGTTAAAAGCATTAGCGATTCAAGGTGAAGATAGCAGTGAAGCGGTAGAACCAACTGAAGAAAATGTTAAAAACTACAACTATCCATTATCTAGAGCATTATATGTATATGTTGCTGACGAAAAAGTGAAAGAAAATGATGATTTAAAACAATTTATTGAATTTACATTAGACAATGCTACAGCTGCAGCAGAAGATTCAGGATATGTAGCATTAGACGGTGATAAACTACAAGAACAAAAAGACAAATTCAATGAAATTAGTGAGAACTAA
- the pstC gene encoding phosphate ABC transporter permease subunit PstC, which translates to MKELNIQQQIERKKRSKTFEKAVPIVLFSITIVSVLTTIGILYTLISETIHFFSRVSLIEFFTSDTWNAFSSDPTFGIFPLILGTFKIVLIATIFAVPTGVFAAIYLSEYAPSSVRKVLKPTLEVLAGIPTVVYGAFAITFVTPTLQAILPSLGHFNAISPGLVVGLMILPMITSLTDDAMANVPNAIREGSYGLGATQLETVFKVVLPAALSGIVASIVLATSRAIGETMIVSIAAGSTPNSSFNLFESLQTMTGFIVQVTSGDAAFGSDVYYSLYAVGITLFVLTLIMNMLSVWITKRFKEEY; encoded by the coding sequence ATGAAAGAGTTAAACATACAACAACAAATAGAACGTAAAAAGCGTTCAAAAACTTTTGAGAAAGCAGTACCTATCGTACTGTTTTCTATTACTATTGTTTCAGTATTAACGACCATTGGTATTTTATATACACTAATATCAGAGACGATCCATTTCTTTAGTCGAGTCTCTCTAATCGAATTTTTTACGAGTGATACGTGGAACGCGTTTAGTAGCGATCCAACATTTGGAATTTTTCCACTCATACTTGGGACATTTAAAATTGTATTAATTGCAACAATTTTTGCAGTACCAACTGGTGTCTTTGCAGCAATTTATTTAAGTGAATATGCACCAAGTTCTGTTAGAAAAGTATTAAAACCAACACTTGAAGTACTTGCAGGTATACCAACAGTTGTATATGGTGCATTCGCGATCACGTTTGTAACACCGACTTTACAAGCAATCCTACCATCACTTGGTCATTTTAACGCGATTAGTCCAGGTTTAGTCGTTGGATTAATGATTTTACCGATGATTACGAGCTTAACAGATGACGCGATGGCTAATGTACCAAATGCAATTCGAGAAGGATCATATGGCCTTGGTGCAACACAACTAGAAACAGTATTTAAAGTTGTATTACCAGCAGCATTGTCTGGAATAGTTGCATCTATTGTACTAGCTACGTCACGTGCTATCGGTGAAACAATGATTGTATCAATTGCGGCTGGTTCTACACCAAATAGTAGTTTTAATTTATTTGAATCATTACAAACTATGACAGGATTTATAGTTCAAGTGACATCAGGTGATGCAGCGTTTGGATCAGATGTCTACTACAGTTTATATGCAGTTGGTATAACACTATTTGTACTCACATTAATAATGAACATGTTATCAGTTTGGATTACGAAGCGATTTAAGGAGGAATACTAA
- the pstA gene encoding phosphate ABC transporter permease PstA, translating into MATSEVMIEKRNSKRALLDSVMRIVFLLSTLVGIVALVILIGSVLKDGLGALSIEFFTNFSSSRPERAGIKGALIGTIWLMALTTPIAIFLSVGTALYLEEYAPKNKITRFIEVNIANLAGVPSVVFGLLGLTIFVRQFGLGNSVLAASLTLSLMIMPVIIVSSKEALRSVPHSIREGSIGLGASKWQTIYRIVLPAAIPGIITGIILAISRAIGETAPLVVIGIPVALLTTPDSIFDSFQALPMQIYNWVKMPQEGFVALTAAGIIVLLAILLMMNLVAVLIRNKYSKRF; encoded by the coding sequence ATGGCGACTAGTGAAGTAATGATTGAAAAAAGAAATTCTAAGCGTGCGTTACTTGATAGTGTCATGAGAATAGTATTCTTATTATCGACACTTGTCGGTATAGTCGCACTCGTAATTTTAATTGGATCAGTATTGAAAGATGGACTTGGTGCTTTAAGTATAGAATTCTTTACAAATTTTAGTTCGAGTCGTCCTGAGCGTGCAGGAATTAAAGGTGCATTAATTGGAACAATTTGGTTAATGGCACTAACAACTCCGATTGCAATATTTTTATCGGTAGGAACAGCTTTATATTTAGAAGAATATGCGCCTAAAAATAAAATTACACGCTTTATTGAAGTTAATATTGCGAATTTAGCAGGGGTACCATCAGTTGTATTTGGATTACTCGGGTTAACAATTTTTGTAAGACAGTTTGGCCTTGGTAACTCAGTACTTGCTGCAAGTTTAACGTTATCATTAATGATTATGCCGGTCATAATAGTTTCAAGTAAAGAAGCTCTTAGAAGTGTTCCCCATTCTATTCGTGAAGGCTCAATTGGACTCGGTGCATCTAAATGGCAGACGATTTATAGAATTGTATTACCCGCAGCTATTCCAGGAATTATAACAGGAATTATACTCGCTATTTCACGTGCCATTGGGGAGACAGCTCCATTAGTTGTGATTGGTATTCCAGTTGCATTACTTACAACACCAGATAGTATATTTGATTCATTCCAGGCACTTCCAATGCAAATCTACAACTGGGTAAAAATGCCACAAGAAGGATTTGTAGCATTGACGGCAGCAGGAATTATCGTATTACTTGCAATACTATTAATGATGAATTTAGTTGCGGTATTAATTAGAAATAAATATTCAAAGAGATTTTAG